Proteins from one Leptonema illini DSM 21528 genomic window:
- a CDS encoding biotin carboxylase N-terminal domain-containing protein, giving the protein MSEKTIRYLKETSPFIRSFACTHVSILIVCRGPIRKEAMDVFDSLGVRYGILLSEKDSVTYPVTLAPEIRQIPDQNRVHRIPDYTGANREERLQRIDNIIQICKVNSYTHIFAGYGFMAEDAEFVESIEKAGLGFVGPAARVHHSLGAKDQAKKLARKVGVSVTPGLDNITSVAFLAKAGGSLDGMLKLAKEQGVNPDMSVIDACETLEEKAELILEAGYHKGVGLISTEELQEQARKEVDRILKENPGRRIRLKYIGGGGGKGQRIVSSADEVPGMALEVLAESKALGPADNKNFLIEMNIENTRHNEIQLIGNGKWAIALGGRDCSVQMYEQKLVELSITDELYAAEIERMRNAGKESWAKSMEADRGMLREMEMQAERLAETVGLNSASTFECIVSGHSFYFMEVNTRIQVEHRVTEMVYGLRFRNPENPAEYFDVESLVEAMVLCAAHGEKLPRPERYLRSPAGGEVRLNAMNDALQPHAGGVIEFWSNPIEHEIRDDQGISIRNPDTGAFIHYHLAGAYDSNIALIVTYGKDRNENLERLGNILRSMELRGTDLATNREFHMGLIYFLLGLDGMARPDTKFAVPYLAAAGNLAAESNLIDVEYAWSSYAKWAVKAYGADASSVVGAKMTLISRPIEHLLHSPHLLAGWLGYHRKRTYEIVNGKVRWLRNPLQLLEELYQYLHLEWRDAPPLQRIWEYDRQLLDQGLQFYADLQSRIDSSFAADFTALDEAIRGGKLPGVDGSLIAAVQAAHAGWQAGLELLQLPILAGMRSNILDIVLDDDLNPVFPEKFLKPENQKAMIRNLAPPPAAAADTIVAPTGGMIYFRETPAHPPYVDTGDHFDAGKPIFIIEVMKMFNKIPAEFAGTIVEKLVHDDGVVVKKGQPIFRVKPDEEIIIETPAEKEAKRRKYTDEILSSLLS; this is encoded by the coding sequence ATGAGCGAAAAGACCATCCGCTATCTGAAAGAAACCAGTCCCTTTATTCGCAGCTTTGCCTGCACCCATGTGAGCATTCTCATCGTCTGTCGCGGGCCGATCCGCAAAGAGGCGATGGACGTGTTCGATTCACTGGGCGTCCGGTATGGCATTCTTCTTTCTGAGAAGGATTCGGTTACCTATCCGGTGACGCTCGCACCCGAGATCCGCCAGATCCCCGACCAGAATCGGGTGCATCGCATTCCCGATTATACCGGGGCGAATCGTGAAGAGCGACTGCAGCGTATCGACAACATCATCCAGATCTGTAAGGTTAACTCCTACACGCATATTTTCGCGGGTTACGGCTTCATGGCCGAAGATGCCGAGTTCGTCGAGTCGATCGAGAAGGCCGGTCTGGGCTTTGTCGGTCCCGCCGCTCGCGTACACCACAGTCTTGGCGCAAAAGACCAGGCGAAGAAGCTCGCACGTAAGGTCGGCGTCTCGGTTACGCCCGGTCTTGATAACATCACGTCGGTCGCCTTTCTTGCAAAGGCGGGCGGAAGCCTTGATGGCATGCTGAAGCTTGCGAAAGAGCAGGGCGTGAATCCCGATATGAGCGTGATCGACGCCTGCGAAACGCTTGAAGAAAAGGCGGAGCTTATTCTTGAAGCGGGATATCATAAAGGCGTCGGGCTGATCTCCACCGAAGAGCTGCAGGAACAGGCTCGCAAAGAGGTCGATCGCATTCTTAAAGAAAACCCCGGTCGTCGCATTCGACTGAAGTATATCGGCGGAGGCGGCGGTAAGGGACAGCGCATCGTGAGTTCCGCCGATGAAGTCCCCGGCATGGCGCTTGAAGTGTTAGCCGAATCGAAGGCTCTCGGTCCGGCCGATAACAAGAACTTTCTCATTGAGATGAATATCGAGAATACGCGTCACAATGAGATCCAGCTTATCGGGAACGGAAAGTGGGCCATCGCTCTCGGTGGACGTGACTGCTCCGTTCAGATGTACGAGCAGAAGTTAGTCGAGCTCTCGATCACCGACGAGCTCTATGCGGCCGAGATCGAGCGCATGCGTAACGCCGGCAAAGAATCCTGGGCGAAGTCCATGGAAGCCGATCGCGGTATGCTTCGTGAGATGGAGATGCAGGCCGAACGTCTTGCAGAAACCGTCGGATTGAATTCCGCTTCGACCTTTGAATGTATCGTATCGGGCCACAGCTTTTATTTCATGGAAGTGAATACCCGTATTCAGGTGGAGCATCGCGTCACCGAGATGGTGTATGGACTGCGCTTCCGTAATCCCGAGAATCCGGCCGAGTACTTCGACGTCGAATCGCTTGTTGAGGCTATGGTGCTCTGCGCCGCACATGGCGAGAAGCTTCCGCGACCGGAACGCTATCTGCGCAGCCCGGCCGGCGGCGAGGTGCGTCTGAATGCTATGAACGACGCCCTGCAGCCGCATGCAGGCGGCGTTATTGAATTCTGGTCGAATCCGATCGAGCATGAGATTCGCGACGACCAGGGCATTTCGATTCGCAACCCCGATACGGGCGCCTTCATCCATTATCATCTGGCCGGCGCCTATGATTCGAATATCGCCCTTATCGTTACGTATGGCAAAGATCGCAACGAGAACCTGGAGCGGCTCGGGAACATCCTGCGCAGCATGGAGCTGCGCGGCACCGATCTTGCGACGAACCGCGAGTTCCACATGGGTCTCATCTACTTTTTGCTCGGCCTTGATGGAATGGCCCGTCCCGATACGAAGTTCGCCGTGCCGTATCTCGCCGCGGCCGGTAACCTGGCCGCCGAATCGAACCTGATCGACGTGGAGTATGCCTGGAGTAGTTATGCGAAGTGGGCCGTTAAGGCCTACGGAGCCGATGCCAGTTCCGTGGTCGGCGCGAAGATGACGCTCATCAGCCGCCCGATCGAGCATCTTCTGCACAGCCCGCATCTTCTTGCCGGATGGCTCGGTTATCATCGCAAGCGTACCTATGAGATCGTGAACGGAAAGGTGCGCTGGCTGCGCAATCCGCTTCAGCTGCTTGAAGAGCTCTATCAGTACCTTCACCTTGAATGGCGTGATGCTCCTCCGCTTCAGCGCATCTGGGAGTATGATCGTCAGCTGCTCGACCAGGGCCTTCAGTTCTATGCCGATCTGCAGTCTCGTATAGACTCTTCGTTTGCGGCCGATTTTACGGCGCTTGATGAGGCGATCCGAGGCGGCAAGCTTCCGGGCGTCGATGGTTCGCTGATCGCTGCCGTGCAGGCCGCTCATGCCGGATGGCAGGCCGGGCTTGAACTGCTTCAGTTGCCGATCCTTGCAGGCATGCGATCCAATATCCTTGATATCGTACTGGACGACGATCTGAACCCGGTCTTTCCCGAGAAGTTCCTGAAGCCCGAGAATCAGAAGGCGATGATTCGCAATCTTGCTCCGCCGCCGGCCGCTGCCGCCGATACGATCGTCGCGCCGACGGGCGGTATGATCTATTTCCGGGAGACGCCGGCGCATCCGCCCTATGTCGATACGGGGGATCATTTCGACGCCGGTAAGCCCATCTTCATCATCGAGGTGATGAAGATGTTTAACAAGATACCGGCCGAATTCGCCGGCACGATCGTCGAGAAGCTCGTACATGACGACGGCGTCGTTGTGAAGAAAGGCCAGCCGATCTTCCGCGTGAAGCCCGACGAAGAGATCATCATCGAGACGCCCGCCGAGAAAGAGG
- a CDS encoding putative glycoside hydrolase, translated as MNRLSSVLLRLFQSVWSFYILKKNHLLFVTGALLLLAGGYILFHARESATTAPVHADSTPALQLPEGGRLVDGRIVHECKDGDTAQKLMRLYYSHSRIFVRDDLKEALVRENSALSSRHGCKNGDLVSIPEPVIEPLKNRPLQMTGPIRAIYLRGENAVPGRLSAEVRRMKRVNANSVVFDVKDILGVVNYKSSVAEVEKYRRHPAPIPDLPKMIDYLHRNGIYVIARTAMFQDENLSTVRPDLAIPDRNSPTGRLLFKGRPLWVDPGHPEVQLYNLKIIHELVQLGVDEIQLDYIRYPAEGDLSGVSYFQVKNPLDKTQHLKEFLAAAWILTRTTDVKLAVDVFGVVAWGEEADRNSTGQRLEAFAPYVDVVSPMLYPSHFNRGFDGFEQPADEPVYFYKVGNQKVREMMGANVVIRPWLQAFKWRVSNYNESYILRQIQGSDAGGGEGWMMWNAGNEYDVVYRALAGERTVELVDHIDPQSSEKVN; from the coding sequence ATGAACCGACTCTCCTCTGTGCTGCTCCGACTGTTTCAGTCCGTGTGGTCCTTCTACATCTTAAAAAAGAACCATCTTCTCTTTGTCACGGGCGCTCTGCTTCTTCTGGCGGGCGGCTACATCTTGTTTCATGCACGTGAATCCGCTACCACGGCTCCCGTTCATGCAGACAGTACTCCGGCATTGCAGCTTCCCGAAGGCGGGCGTCTCGTCGACGGACGAATCGTGCATGAATGCAAGGATGGCGATACGGCGCAGAAGCTCATGCGGCTTTATTATTCGCATTCGCGCATCTTTGTGCGCGACGATCTGAAAGAAGCGCTGGTGCGCGAGAACTCAGCTCTTTCATCCCGGCATGGCTGTAAAAATGGCGACCTGGTCAGCATTCCCGAGCCCGTCATCGAGCCATTGAAGAACAGGCCGCTTCAGATGACCGGGCCGATTCGAGCGATTTATCTGCGCGGCGAGAATGCCGTTCCGGGTCGACTCTCGGCCGAAGTCCGTCGCATGAAGCGGGTCAACGCTAACAGCGTCGTCTTCGACGTGAAGGACATTTTAGGCGTCGTGAACTATAAGTCATCCGTTGCCGAGGTGGAGAAATACCGCCGTCATCCGGCGCCCATTCCCGATCTGCCCAAGATGATCGACTATCTTCATCGCAACGGCATCTATGTGATCGCTCGCACGGCGATGTTTCAAGACGAGAACCTGTCTACAGTGCGGCCGGATCTCGCCATCCCCGATCGCAATTCTCCGACCGGTCGATTGCTTTTTAAAGGGCGACCACTCTGGGTAGATCCCGGGCATCCTGAGGTCCAGCTTTACAATCTGAAAATCATTCACGAGCTCGTGCAGCTCGGCGTCGATGAGATTCAGCTCGATTATATCCGCTACCCTGCTGAAGGCGATCTGAGCGGCGTGAGCTATTTTCAGGTGAAGAATCCGCTGGATAAAACGCAGCATCTGAAGGAGTTTCTGGCCGCTGCCTGGATCCTCACGCGCACTACGGACGTGAAGCTGGCGGTGGACGTCTTCGGAGTCGTGGCCTGGGGCGAAGAGGCCGACCGCAACAGCACCGGTCAGCGTCTTGAGGCCTTTGCTCCGTATGTGGACGTCGTATCGCCGATGCTCTATCCATCGCATTTCAATCGCGGCTTTGACGGTTTCGAGCAGCCTGCCGATGAACCTGTGTATTTCTACAAAGTGGGCAATCAGAAGGTGCGCGAGATGATGGGCGCAAACGTCGTCATCCGGCCGTGGCTGCAGGCCTTCAAATGGCGTGTGAGCAACTACAACGAAAGCTACATCCTGCGACAGATCCAGGGCAGCGATGCCGGCGGCGGAGAAGGCTGGATGATGTGGAATGCCGGTAACGAGTATGATGTCGTTTACAGGGCGCTGGCCGGTGAGAGAACGGTCGAGCTTGTCGACCATATCGACCCGCAATCATCAGAAAAAGTAAATTGA